A genomic window from Methanovulcanius yangii includes:
- a CDS encoding YkgJ family cysteine cluster protein: MDTTTHLGDEIKRTGFVCRRCGRCCAGGPEDGNEVMVSPDEIRAIMAATGLGWDAVAEPYPEFIDDPSGAKYSLAWCLKRTERGCIFFGEDRRCTIYAHRPSLCRTYPFMLMDGRLCISECPGLGDGKTNGEEAATIAEDLVQRSAMEEKEFEKTSEVFNDVHLARGDRCVIDSEGVTFLNG, encoded by the coding sequence ATGGACACCACGACGCACCTCGGGGATGAAATTAAACGGACCGGATTTGTGTGCCGCCGCTGTGGGCGGTGCTGTGCCGGGGGCCCCGAGGACGGCAATGAGGTCATGGTCTCCCCGGATGAGATCCGTGCCATCATGGCGGCGACCGGCCTCGGGTGGGACGCGGTTGCAGAACCGTACCCCGAGTTCATCGACGACCCATCGGGGGCCAAATATTCACTCGCCTGGTGCCTGAAACGCACCGAACGAGGCTGCATATTTTTCGGGGAGGACCGCCGGTGCACCATCTATGCCCACCGCCCCTCCCTCTGCAGGACCTACCCGTTCATGCTCATGGACGGAAGGCTCTGCATCTCGGAGTGCCCCGGCCTCGGGGACGGGAAGACCAACGGGGAGGAGGCGGCAACCATCGCAGAAGACCTCGTGCAACGCTCCGCCATGGAGGAGAAGGAGTTTGAAAAGACGTCTGAAGTCTTCAACGATGTACACCTCGCCAGAGGGGACCGGTGCGTCATCGACAGCGAAGGGGTGACCTTCCTCAATGGGTGA
- a CDS encoding GMP synthase subunit A, which translates to MRPIYVVNNFGQFNHLILRMLRDNDIDAKMIKNDTPPADVLEGCRGIILGGGPSLERANRAPEYVDLGLPVLGICLGLHIIATRRGGTVNPGTSGGFGGVDVTILEHDAILDGYPDRISVWASHADEVKTMPEGFTLLAQSKICGVEAMAKPDEQIFGIQWHPEVSHTFEGFRLYDNFNSITLDRD; encoded by the coding sequence ATGCGTCCAATATATGTGGTCAATAATTTCGGCCAGTTCAATCACCTGATACTGCGCATGCTCAGGGACAACGACATCGATGCAAAGATGATCAAAAACGATACTCCTCCGGCAGACGTGCTGGAAGGGTGCCGTGGCATCATCCTCGGGGGAGGGCCGTCGCTCGAACGGGCAAACAGGGCCCCCGAATACGTGGATCTCGGCCTTCCCGTCCTTGGGATCTGTCTCGGCCTGCATATCATCGCCACCCGCCGGGGAGGTACGGTCAATCCGGGAACCTCGGGCGGGTTCGGTGGGGTTGATGTCACGATTCTCGAACATGACGCTATTCTCGACGGCTACCCCGACCGCATCAGTGTCTGGGCATCGCATGCCGATGAGGTAAAGACCATGCCCGAAGGGTTCACCCTTCTTGCACAATCGAAGATCTGCGGGGTGGAGGCGATGGCAAAACCTGATGAACAGATATTCGGGATCCAGTGGCACCCCGAAGTGAGCCACACGTTCGAAGGGTTCCGTCTGTACGACAACTTCAACAGCATCACGCTGGACAGGGACTAA
- a CDS encoding nicotinate-nucleotide--dimethylbenzimidazole phosphoribosyltransferase, with translation MTLRQARRELGISPPAFVLILAHTGLSLIPGLSGAGSDPQDTWKTPLRDAAYILDGGPLPRCPTPASITRSCLRLSEVTPLFVNAGLGSIPDFPCVTLGTLPGRDPRTDSAVPEASALYRRGCTLGRFLSRYTNTLYIGECVPGGTTTALCVLRTLGYPARTGSAFPTSPALLKEKIWMEVQSRLGADTPAAPLAVIRETGDPMMAAAVGLAAGFSGRVVLAGGVQMCAVAALMKSGGADALPAIATTGWLRDDPDTSFPTIAAALGTTVYYAEPPIDPGTRRQCIGSVKEGMGAGGAIVLAGEEGFAATAIAGAIRAGTEP, from the coding sequence ATGACACTCAGGCAGGCCCGCAGGGAGTTGGGCATCTCTCCTCCCGCCTTCGTTCTCATCCTTGCGCATACCGGCCTCTCGCTCATTCCCGGACTTTCGGGTGCGGGCAGCGACCCGCAGGACACATGGAAGACGCCGCTTCGGGATGCCGCCTACATCCTCGACGGAGGCCCGCTCCCGCGGTGCCCGACGCCGGCATCCATCACGAGAAGCTGCCTGCGGCTCTCTGAGGTGACGCCGCTCTTTGTCAATGCCGGGCTCGGCTCCATTCCCGATTTCCCCTGCGTCACCCTCGGCACCCTCCCGGGCCGCGACCCCCGTACGGACTCCGCCGTCCCGGAGGCAAGTGCCCTCTACCGCCGTGGGTGCACCCTCGGCAGGTTCCTCTCACGGTATACGAACACCCTCTATATCGGCGAGTGCGTCCCCGGCGGCACCACCACCGCCCTTTGCGTCCTCCGGACGCTCGGGTATCCCGCCCGGACCGGCTCGGCCTTCCCCACAAGCCCCGCCCTCCTCAAGGAGAAAATATGGATGGAGGTGCAGAGCCGTCTCGGCGCGGACACCCCTGCAGCACCGCTTGCCGTCATCCGTGAGACCGGCGATCCGATGATGGCAGCCGCGGTCGGGCTTGCCGCAGGGTTTTCCGGGCGGGTCGTCCTTGCGGGGGGGGTGCAGATGTGCGCCGTGGCGGCGCTGATGAAGTCGGGAGGGGCGGATGCGCTGCCGGCGATTGCGACGACCGGCTGGCTCAGGGACGATCCGGACACCTCCTTTCCCACCATCGCCGCGGCCCTTGGGACGACGGTATACTATGCCGAACCTCCCATCGATCCGGGGACGCGGCGGCAGTGCATCGGCTCGGTGAAGGAGGGGATGGGGGCGGGCGGCGCCATCGTCCTTGCCGGGGAAGAAGGATTTGCCGCCACCGCCATCGCCGGTGCCATTCGGGCGGGGACGGAGCCATAA
- the cobT gene encoding nicotinate mononucleotide-dependent phosphoribosyltransferase CobT: MDYLSEYPDITFTRPMIGVVIGNTIVSTIPGISAAGPTPELTLATSVLDGEIIVNGKITSAPVIPVSPTGCATPATLTRAMAELCGLQPFVVNAGLAMPPSYASFDVYGTPGQDPRTGDAVPDAHALYERGRRIGTYLSQYSDLLVLGESVPGGTTTALCVLRSLGYDAFVSSSHIDHPATLKEEIVAAALARTRQDEAPGALDVVRVCGDPMMPVVAGIAATYAGTIVLAGGTQMLAVAAVMKGLDLPLPPVVTTTYVQNDANATFSRTAEEIGVTTWIVDPDFGNIGHDGLARYCAGEVKEGAGAGGALWLGAMMGHSKEAIWEKILDFVKDYR, from the coding sequence ATGGACTACCTCTCTGAATATCCGGACATAACCTTTACCCGCCCGATGATCGGCGTTGTCATCGGCAATACCATCGTCTCCACCATCCCCGGCATCTCTGCCGCGGGCCCCACGCCGGAACTGACACTTGCCACCTCCGTTCTCGACGGCGAGATCATCGTCAACGGAAAGATCACCAGCGCCCCGGTCATCCCGGTCAGTCCGACCGGCTGCGCAACCCCGGCGACCCTGACACGGGCGATGGCGGAACTCTGCGGCCTTCAGCCCTTCGTCGTGAACGCCGGCCTCGCGATGCCCCCTTCGTATGCCTCCTTCGATGTCTACGGCACCCCCGGCCAGGACCCGCGGACAGGGGATGCCGTCCCGGACGCCCATGCGCTCTATGAACGGGGCCGACGCATCGGAACCTATCTGAGCCAGTACTCCGATCTCCTCGTTCTCGGGGAGAGCGTCCCCGGCGGCACGACGACCGCACTGTGCGTGCTCCGCTCGCTCGGCTATGACGCGTTTGTCAGTTCCAGCCACATCGACCACCCGGCGACCCTCAAGGAGGAGATCGTCGCAGCGGCCCTCGCGAGGACCCGGCAGGACGAGGCCCCCGGCGCCCTCGACGTGGTGCGGGTCTGCGGAGACCCCATGATGCCGGTCGTCGCAGGCATCGCCGCCACGTACGCGGGAACCATCGTCCTTGCCGGCGGGACGCAGATGCTTGCGGTCGCTGCGGTGATGAAGGGGCTGGACCTTCCCCTGCCCCCCGTCGTTACGACCACCTATGTCCAGAATGACGCGAATGCCACCTTCTCCCGGACGGCAGAGGAGATCGGGGTGACCACCTGGATCGTCGACCCCGACTTCGGCAACATCGGCCATGACGGGCTTGCCCGCTACTGTGCAGGGGAAGTCAAGGAAGGGGCGGGTGCCGGCGGCGCCCTCTGGCTCGGGGCGATGATGGGGCACTCCAAGGAAGCCATCTGGGAGAAGATCCTGGACTTCGTGAAAGACTACCGCTGA
- the cobS gene encoding adenosylcobinamide-GDP ribazoletransferase, with protein MAFSAVRALLQFTTILPLGRHADYDAFARASWILPLAGYITGAAGALVALLMPTPVLAAAGALAAVLVMSGLNHFDGLLDFGDGLMAHGGREKRVTALTDRQIGAGGVGAGIIVTLLAVAGLLSVTAVACAVITGEVLAKWVQAALIAHGRPFRDGMFSYINAFSRPWFSAAALLLCLPLLLLPLSPAGFGAAGLAAAGTFLLVMGVANHLFGGINGDITGAANELTRALVVIALAISGV; from the coding sequence ATGGCATTCTCTGCAGTACGGGCGCTTCTTCAGTTCACCACCATCCTTCCGCTGGGGAGGCATGCAGATTATGATGCCTTTGCCCGGGCATCGTGGATTCTTCCGCTTGCCGGATACATCACCGGCGCCGCAGGGGCGCTGGTCGCCCTTCTCATGCCGACTCCCGTGCTTGCGGCGGCGGGCGCCCTTGCGGCCGTCCTCGTGATGAGCGGGCTCAACCATTTTGACGGACTCCTCGACTTCGGCGACGGACTGATGGCCCATGGGGGGCGGGAGAAACGGGTGACCGCCCTGACGGACCGCCAGATCGGAGCAGGGGGCGTCGGTGCGGGGATCATCGTAACACTCCTTGCCGTTGCGGGACTCCTCTCCGTCACCGCCGTGGCATGCGCGGTGATCACCGGGGAGGTGCTTGCCAAATGGGTGCAGGCGGCACTTATCGCACACGGCCGCCCGTTCAGGGACGGCATGTTCTCCTATATCAACGCGTTTTCGCGTCCGTGGTTCTCTGCGGCAGCCCTTCTCCTCTGCCTGCCGCTCCTCCTCCTTCCCCTCTCTCCGGCAGGGTTCGGCGCGGCAGGCCTCGCGGCGGCCGGGACCTTCCTTCTCGTCATGGGGGTCGCAAATCATCTCTTCGGCGGCATCAACGGGGACATAACAGGGGCGGCGAATGAACTGACCCGTGCCCTCGTCGTCATCGCACTGGCTATTAGCGGGGTCTAG
- the tuf gene encoding translation elongation factor EF-1 subunit alpha produces the protein MAADKPHMNLAVVGHIDHGKSTTVGRLLFETGAVPAHIIENYRKEAESKGKGSFEFAWVMDNLKEERERGITIDIAHKRFDTDKFYFTIVDCPGHRDFVKNMITGASQADAALLVVAAPDGPMEQTKEHVFLSRTLGINQLIIGINKMDAAKYSEERYNEVKKQLSDLIKMVGYKPDDIAFIPMSAFAGDNISSHSENTPWYKGPTLLETLDTLVAPELPVTLPFRLPIQDVYSISGIGTVPVGRIETGVMKKGMKVSFMPANKEGEVKSIEMHHEEIPEARPGDNVGFNVRGIGKNDIRRGDVCGPADQPPTVAEEFTAQIVVLHHPSALTVGYTPVFHCHTAQVACTFVELQKKLDPRTGQVKEENPTFLKTGDAAIVKLRPVQPMVIEKIKEIPQLGRFAIRDMGSTIAAGMCIDIDAKQMR, from the coding sequence ATGGCAGCAGATAAGCCACACATGAACCTTGCTGTGGTCGGGCACATTGACCACGGAAAGTCTACTACTGTCGGTCGTCTTCTCTTTGAGACTGGTGCAGTCCCTGCACACATCATCGAGAACTACCGCAAAGAGGCAGAGTCGAAAGGAAAAGGCTCTTTTGAGTTTGCATGGGTTATGGACAACCTGAAGGAAGAGCGTGAGCGCGGTATCACCATCGACATCGCCCACAAGCGTTTCGACACCGACAAGTTCTACTTCACCATCGTCGACTGTCCGGGCCACCGCGACTTCGTCAAGAACATGATCACCGGTGCATCCCAGGCCGACGCGGCACTGCTCGTCGTTGCAGCACCCGACGGCCCCATGGAACAGACCAAGGAGCACGTCTTCCTGTCCAGGACCCTCGGTATCAACCAGCTCATCATCGGCATCAACAAGATGGATGCAGCAAAGTACTCCGAAGAGCGCTACAACGAAGTCAAAAAGCAGCTCTCCGACCTCATCAAGATGGTCGGGTACAAGCCCGATGACATTGCGTTCATCCCGATGTCCGCATTCGCAGGTGACAACATCTCGTCCCACTCGGAAAACACCCCGTGGTACAAGGGCCCGACACTCCTCGAGACCCTCGACACGCTGGTCGCACCCGAGCTTCCGGTGACCCTTCCGTTCCGTCTCCCCATTCAGGATGTCTACTCCATCTCCGGTATCGGCACCGTCCCCGTCGGACGTATCGAGACCGGTGTCATGAAGAAGGGAATGAAGGTCTCCTTCATGCCGGCAAACAAAGAGGGTGAAGTCAAGTCCATCGAGATGCACCACGAGGAAATCCCCGAGGCACGCCCCGGTGACAACGTCGGATTCAACGTCCGCGGTATCGGCAAGAACGATATCCGCCGTGGTGACGTCTGTGGTCCTGCAGATCAGCCCCCCACAGTCGCAGAGGAATTCACTGCACAGATCGTGGTTCTCCACCACCCCAGTGCACTGACCGTCGGCTACACGCCGGTCTTCCACTGCCACACCGCACAGGTGGCATGCACCTTTGTTGAACTCCAGAAGAAGCTCGACCCCCGCACCGGCCAGGTAAAGGAGGAGAACCCCACCTTCCTGAAGACCGGCGACGCTGCAATCGTCAAGCTCCGCCCGGTCCAGCCGATGGTCATCGAGAAGATCAAAGAGATTCCGCAGCTCGGTCGTTTTGCCATCCGTGATATGGGTTCAACCATTGCAGCAGGCATGTGCATTGATATCGATGCCAAACAGATGAGATAA
- the rpsJ gene encoding 30S ribosomal protein S10, giving the protein MQKARIRLSGTDFNKVEMVCDRIKEIAERTGVNLAGPIPLPTKKMVVPVRKSPDGEGTATWDRWQMRVHKRLIDLDADERALRQLMRIQVPKDIGIEIVLEN; this is encoded by the coding sequence ATGCAAAAAGCCAGAATCCGCCTTTCAGGGACTGATTTCAATAAAGTAGAGATGGTATGCGATCGGATCAAAGAGATTGCAGAGCGTACCGGAGTAAATCTTGCAGGCCCGATTCCCCTTCCGACAAAGAAGATGGTCGTACCTGTCCGCAAGAGCCCCGACGGTGAGGGTACTGCGACATGGGACCGCTGGCAGATGCGGGTTCACAAAAGGCTCATTGATCTTGACGCCGATGAACGTGCACTGAGACAGCTCATGCGCATTCAGGTGCCGAAAGATATCGGCATCGAAATTGTCCTGGAGAACTGA
- a CDS encoding flippase activity-associated protein Agl23 codes for MKAADFSPKFRGIFTFERIFFIIIIAALLVRFLFLDLKLFHHDEAIHAWFSYRLLTEGTYTYDPVYHGPFLYYATAGMFALFGDSDLIGRVLPAVLGTATVALVYPVYRLGYLSRNGTLIAALFLAISPNMVYFSRFLRNDIFVVFFTMLLLVAVLYYLECRQRRYVLLAAAAAGLGMCCKENMPIIIGTFGLWLMALVFWKKKISLHTGWWKDVLLWVGGTVCIMAVLYSSFGTQPEVVMTGWLDAIDHWTAMHSQQRLGGPPYFYMMLFLLYEVPIVLFAAIGIGQFALPGRGAAKEKGGHSAGTDTGMEETGSSRDFGAVCARALAQLRGEAGAAAPPAEMSSGGVTGEGGPSSRLSCTPERRQYEFMAFAIFWMGISLLAYAYIGEKVPWLILHQLLPMIFVAAYMMSSKKAVIAVITSLFLVVMMAHVAFTPADINEPIVQVQNSEDLRTVMAWIDASDRKAAITGEHYWPMPWYYRGGGSEKISYLGSVTNPEYFADGEYGVVISDYPAGFDEVPGYEHVLLHHSYWFSIYDNEDRLAEYYFRRDGEVGSVKLNVFVLSEGASGPPASSF; via the coding sequence GTGAAAGCCGCAGATTTCTCTCCTAAATTTCGGGGCATTTTTACTTTTGAGCGTATTTTTTTCATCATCATCATCGCTGCACTTCTCGTGCGGTTTCTCTTTCTGGACCTGAAGCTCTTCCACCATGACGAAGCGATTCATGCGTGGTTTTCCTACCGCCTGCTGACCGAGGGCACCTATACCTATGATCCCGTCTATCACGGACCGTTTCTCTATTATGCCACCGCAGGGATGTTCGCCCTCTTCGGCGATTCGGATCTTATCGGACGGGTGCTTCCGGCCGTCCTCGGGACCGCGACCGTCGCCCTCGTCTATCCGGTGTACCGCCTCGGGTACCTGAGCAGAAACGGCACCCTCATTGCGGCGCTGTTCCTCGCGATATCGCCGAACATGGTCTACTTCTCACGGTTCCTGAGAAATGACATATTCGTCGTCTTCTTCACCATGCTCCTTTTGGTGGCGGTGCTGTACTACCTTGAGTGCCGGCAGCGCCGGTATGTCCTCCTTGCGGCCGCCGCCGCGGGGCTGGGGATGTGCTGCAAGGAGAATATGCCGATTATCATCGGCACGTTCGGCCTCTGGCTGATGGCGCTCGTCTTCTGGAAGAAAAAGATCTCCCTGCATACAGGGTGGTGGAAGGACGTCCTCCTCTGGGTGGGAGGAACCGTCTGTATCATGGCGGTGCTCTACTCCTCGTTCGGGACGCAGCCGGAGGTGGTGATGACGGGATGGCTGGATGCCATCGACCACTGGACGGCGATGCACAGTCAGCAGCGCCTTGGCGGACCCCCGTACTTCTACATGATGCTCTTCCTTCTCTACGAGGTGCCGATCGTCCTCTTTGCCGCCATCGGTATCGGTCAGTTTGCTCTCCCCGGACGGGGTGCGGCGAAAGAGAAGGGCGGACATTCCGCGGGTACGGATACGGGGATGGAAGAGACGGGCTCCTCGCGGGACTTCGGGGCCGTCTGCGCCCGGGCACTCGCCCAGCTCAGGGGTGAGGCGGGGGCCGCGGCCCCTCCGGCGGAGATGTCCTCCGGGGGGGTTACGGGAGAAGGGGGACCGTCGTCCCGTCTCTCCTGCACCCCGGAGCGTCGGCAGTACGAGTTCATGGCATTTGCCATCTTCTGGATGGGTATCTCGCTTCTCGCCTATGCCTACATCGGGGAAAAGGTCCCGTGGCTGATCCTGCATCAGCTTCTCCCGATGATCTTCGTTGCGGCCTACATGATGTCCTCGAAAAAGGCGGTCATTGCGGTGATCACCTCGCTCTTCCTGGTGGTGATGATGGCCCACGTCGCCTTTACGCCGGCCGACATCAACGAGCCGATCGTCCAGGTGCAGAACTCCGAAGACCTGCGGACCGTGATGGCATGGATCGACGCATCGGACAGGAAGGCGGCGATCACCGGGGAGCATTACTGGCCCATGCCATGGTACTATCGTGGCGGGGGGTCGGAGAAGATCTCCTATCTCGGTTCGGTCACCAATCCGGAGTATTTTGCAGATGGCGAGTACGGCGTGGTGATCAGCGACTATCCGGCAGGGTTTGACGAGGTGCCGGGGTATGAGCATGTGCTCCTTCACCATTCCTACTGGTTCTCCATCTATGACAACGAGGACCGCCTTGCCGAGTATTATTTCAGACGGGACGGAGAAGTCGGCAGCGTCAAATTGAATGTCTTCGTCCTGTCGGAGGGGGCATCCGGCCCCCCCGCTTCTTCATTCTGA
- a CDS encoding pyridoxamine 5'-phosphate oxidase family protein: MASFRDMRRIQQSLPKEATEDIFCRGQSGVLAVSGDDDYPYAVPLNYAYDSGSIYFHCATSGHKLDAISRNSKVSFCVIDKDEIIPENFTTYFRSAIAFGQARILTDDAMKRDALELLVRKYSGDYEEEGAGEIRRTWNRVCVVQITIEHMTGKEAIELVRT; the protein is encoded by the coding sequence ATGGCATCCTTTCGGGATATGCGGAGAATACAACAGTCACTGCCAAAAGAGGCAACAGAGGATATCTTCTGCCGTGGACAGTCCGGGGTCCTTGCCGTCAGCGGCGATGATGACTATCCCTATGCGGTCCCCCTGAACTACGCCTATGATTCAGGTAGCATCTATTTCCATTGCGCTACGAGCGGCCACAAACTGGACGCCATCAGCAGAAACAGCAAGGTATCCTTCTGCGTAATTGACAAAGACGAGATCATACCTGAGAACTTCACGACGTATTTCAGAAGTGCCATCGCCTTTGGACAAGCCCGCATCCTCACCGATGATGCAATGAAACGAGATGCACTCGAACTCCTTGTCCGCAAATACTCCGGCGATTATGAGGAAGAGGGCGCCGGGGAGATACGGAGAACATGGAACAGGGTCTGCGTGGTGCAAATAACGATTGAGCATATGACGGGAAAAGAAGCCATCGAACTCGTCAGGACATAA
- a CDS encoding tubulin/FtsZ family protein, whose amino-acid sequence MRVFFIGFGQAGGKIVDMFIEQDKKHPTRSFRAIAVNTARTDLMGLDQIELKDRILIGQTVVKGHGVGTDNVTGAKITADEIDSIINTIDNRGTHDIDAFVIVAGLGGGTGSGGSPVLARHLKRIYREPVYALGILPAPEEGRLYSYNAARSLSTLVNEADNTFIFDNSAWKNEGESVRGAYQRLNDEIVRRFGVMFRAGEVGKSGVGEMVVDSSEIINTLRGGGISSVGYAISETVSKSTKQRQGRAAGLLKGFKKKEAAEEVLTGEDKSAKIIGLVRRAMLGRLTLPCDYTTAERALVLIAGPPNEMDRKGVEKSKSWVEENIAGVEVRGGDYPTESSKVAAVVVLATIGDAPRIRELLAIAKETKEDVIKSKERRATMFDDEEVDPLFE is encoded by the coding sequence ATGAGAGTTTTTTTCATCGGGTTTGGCCAGGCCGGCGGCAAAATTGTCGACATGTTCATTGAACAGGACAAAAAACATCCCACGAGATCCTTCCGAGCCATTGCAGTAAACACTGCCCGGACCGATCTCATGGGGCTCGACCAGATCGAGCTCAAGGACAGAATTCTCATCGGACAGACAGTTGTCAAGGGCCACGGCGTCGGCACCGACAACGTCACCGGTGCCAAGATCACCGCAGATGAAATTGACAGCATCATCAACACCATCGACAACCGCGGGACGCACGACATTGATGCATTTGTCATCGTCGCCGGCCTCGGCGGCGGTACCGGTTCCGGAGGATCTCCGGTGCTGGCACGCCACCTGAAAAGGATCTACAGGGAACCGGTCTATGCCCTGGGTATCCTCCCCGCTCCAGAAGAAGGTCGGCTCTATTCGTATAATGCAGCCCGAAGTCTGTCCACCCTGGTCAATGAGGCAGACAACACCTTCATCTTCGACAACAGTGCGTGGAAGAACGAGGGCGAGAGCGTCCGCGGAGCCTACCAGCGTCTCAATGACGAAATTGTCCGCAGGTTCGGCGTCATGTTCCGGGCAGGCGAGGTCGGCAAGAGCGGCGTTGGTGAGATGGTCGTCGACTCCAGTGAGATCATCAATACCCTACGGGGCGGCGGCATATCGTCTGTCGGCTATGCCATCTCCGAGACGGTGAGCAAGAGCACCAAGCAGCGGCAGGGACGGGCGGCAGGCCTCCTGAAAGGCTTCAAGAAGAAAGAGGCAGCCGAGGAGGTCCTGACCGGAGAAGACAAATCCGCGAAGATCATCGGTCTTGTCCGGCGGGCAATGCTCGGCCGGCTGACGCTCCCGTGTGATTATACGACGGCGGAGCGTGCCCTGGTCCTTATCGCAGGTCCACCCAATGAGATGGACCGCAAAGGGGTCGAGAAATCGAAGTCCTGGGTCGAGGAAAATATCGCCGGTGTCGAGGTGCGTGGCGGTGACTATCCGACAGAGAGTTCAAAGGTTGCGGCTGTGGTGGTGCTTGCAACCATCGGAGATGCACCCCGTATCAGGGAACTCCTTGCTATCGCAAAGGAGACCAAGGAAGATGTTATTAAATCGAAAGAGCGCCGGGCAACGATGTTTGACGACGAAGAAGTTGACCCGCTCTTTGAATGA
- a CDS encoding NAD(P)/FAD-dependent oxidoreductase → MNICIIGGGLTGLTAAFALADEASVDVLEASSITGGLLSSTRVGDAWIENYYHHCFSGDRLLIGLMGELGIKGGLEWRKGSTGYYVDGTIHPLTTPLEILRCPVLTLGDKYRLARLTLSAKKYNADELDDVTARDFLLEKCGRHTYEAFFEPLLKSKFGAMRDQVSAAWMVSRIAIRSDRGPEGERLGYLKFGYHTLVDALVRAIREKGGAVHTGIAAHSVRQMEDGTWEVNGAPYDAVISTIRPSVLEGLGGPALPDIPYQGAACLTMGLPRDVTKGIYWVNMKDEAPYGAVIGHTNFIPEERYGSHIVYLASYFSERLPADHEQTMINDFCRRFAVRPEEIEWHFMTVDTAAGPVYTTGYRSLIAPYETDGLYMAGMFSAPNYPERSMEGSVAAGYEVAKRVMEGRA, encoded by the coding sequence ATGAATATCTGCATCATTGGCGGAGGATTAACGGGTCTGACGGCGGCGTTCGCTCTTGCGGACGAGGCCTCCGTGGATGTCCTGGAAGCCTCCTCTATAACTGGCGGACTCCTCTCCTCGACCCGTGTCGGTGATGCATGGATTGAGAATTATTATCATCACTGTTTTTCAGGTGACCGTCTCCTCATCGGACTCATGGGAGAACTGGGCATAAAGGGAGGTCTCGAGTGGAGGAAGGGGAGCACCGGATATTATGTCGACGGTACCATCCATCCCCTGACGACACCCCTTGAGATCCTCAGATGTCCCGTTCTGACGCTTGGGGACAAATACCGTCTTGCCCGCCTCACCCTTTCGGCAAAAAAGTACAACGCAGACGAACTGGATGATGTGACCGCACGGGATTTTCTTCTGGAAAAGTGCGGGAGGCATACGTACGAAGCGTTCTTCGAACCGCTCCTGAAGAGCAAGTTCGGTGCGATGCGGGATCAGGTCTCGGCGGCGTGGATGGTGTCACGGATCGCCATCCGGTCGGACCGCGGGCCGGAGGGAGAGCGGCTCGGGTACCTGAAATTCGGCTACCACACCCTTGTGGACGCACTGGTCCGGGCCATCCGGGAGAAGGGGGGGGCCGTGCATACAGGCATCGCCGCCCACTCGGTCCGGCAGATGGAGGACGGGACATGGGAGGTGAACGGGGCCCCCTATGACGCCGTCATCTCCACCATCAGGCCGTCGGTCCTCGAAGGACTCGGGGGGCCCGCCCTGCCTGATATTCCCTATCAGGGGGCTGCCTGCCTGACGATGGGCCTCCCGCGTGATGTCACGAAGGGTATCTACTGGGTGAATATGAAGGACGAGGCACCCTATGGGGCGGTCATCGGACATACGAACTTCATCCCGGAGGAACGGTACGGGTCGCATATTGTCTACCTCGCCTCGTACTTCTCCGAACGTCTCCCCGCGGATCACGAGCAGACGATGATCAACGACTTCTGCCGCCGGTTTGCCGTGCGGCCCGAGGAGATCGAGTGGCATTTCATGACCGTCGATACTGCAGCGGGGCCGGTGTACACGACCGGGTACCGGTCACTCATTGCCCCCTATGAAACGGACGGCCTCTATATGGCGGGGATGTTCTCCGCCCCGAACTATCCCGAACGGAGCATGGAAGGCTCGGTTGCGGCGGGTTACGAGGTCGCGAAGCGTGTGATGGAGGGACGGGCATGA